The nucleotide sequence CATCCGCACCTCGTGGCGCGTACTCGTGACCGGCGCCTTCCTGACCACGCTCCTCGACCTGGTGATCGACCCGCTCACGGTGCGGGGCGAGCGCTGGTTCCTCGGCCGCATCTACTACTATCCCGAGGGCGGCATCCACTTCGGCGTGCCGCTCAGCAACTACGCCGGCTGGTTCGTGGTCGCGGGCGCCACCATCGCGGCCTTCCAGGCGCTCGAGCGGCGGACGGCGTGGCCGGCGGCGGGCGTGCGACACGTGCCCTGGGGCGGGCTGCTCGAGCCGCTCCTCTATCTGGGAATTCTCGTCTTCAACCTGGCGATCACGCTCTGGATCGGCGAGGTCGTGCTGGCGCTCCTCGGGAGCCTTCTCTTCGTGCCCGTGAGCGCGCTGTTCATCCGGCGGGCGCGCGATCCGCTGCGCCGCGCCGGCAACGCGGAGCTGGCCCGCCATCGCGCGGACTTTCCCGCCTCGCCCCTCGTGCTGTCGCCCGAGATCTCGTGGAGGTCGTCATGACGAAGCGCCTCTCGCTGGTCGCTGCCCTCGTCCTCGCTTGCGGCTCGCTCACGCCGGCGGCCGCGCTCACCGGGCGCGAGGTCATCGACACCGCGCAGAAGAAGAACGGGTTCTCGACCTGGCGCGACCGGGTACTCGAGGCGACCATGGAGACCTACACGACCACGCTCGCGCGCACGCGCGAGGCGAACGTGAGCGAGCAGACCGAGCCGCGCGGCGAGCACCGCACCTTCATGGAGTTCACCGCGCCCGCCGACGTGACCGGGACGCTCTTCCTCCACCTCTCGCCGCGCGGCGAGAAGGACCAGCAGTGGGTGTGGACGCCGTCCACGCGCAAGGCGCGCCGCCTCGGTGACGCGGCGCGCGACGAGAACTTCATGGGCACCGATCTGAGCTACCGGGACCTCGAGCTCCTCGTGCGCATCCAGCAGTGGAACGACAGCGAGGCGACGGCGACGCTCGGGCCCGAGACCGAGGTCGACGGGAAACCCTGCCACGTGGTCGGGCTCGAGCCGAAGAACAAGGAGTTCCCGTACTCGCGCTACCGCCTGTGGTTCGGCACCGGCGACTTCCTGCTCTGGAAGGTCGAGGTGTACGACCTCGAGGGACGGCTCTTCAAGACCGTGACGATGAAGCGCTACGAGCGCATCCAGGACTACGCGACCGCGCTCGAGTCCAACGTCGCCAACGTCCAGTACGGCACGCACACCCTCTTCAAGGTCCGCAACGTGCGTTACAACACGGGCGTCCCGGACGACACGTTTGCGGTAGCGAACGTGCAGAAGGGACACTGAGGACCGAGGCGTCCGGGCGCAATCTTCGCCGCCGTGGGCGGCGGCTCCGAGTACCGGGGCGGCGGCCGCCGGCCGCCGCGTGCCCGACTACGCGCTCGCCGGCACGCCCGCGGCGCTGGCCGCGCTCCGCCCGCTCCTCGGCGCGCAGCAGGATCAGCACGAGCGTCTGCGCCGTCGGGACATAGGCCAGGGTCGGCGTTGCTCCGGGGTGCTCCTTCACCAGACGGTCGAACAGCCGGGTGAGTTCACGACCCGAAGCCGCGGTGTACACCTTGCCGCGCAGGAGGATGACGTGCTTGCCGCGGTAGGAGGGCGAAGCGAGGACCCGCTTCAGCAACGCGGCAGTGCTCGCTGCGCGCCGGCCCGATCTGGGCATGGAGACTGGTAGCAGACCCATGCCGTAACGGGCAAACCAATACGTCGGCCAAACATGGCGCTCCCGCGAGCTCCGCCATGGCGGCGTCGTAGCCCCGCGGCGCTCGCACACGGAGCGCGTCCCACGGGGACGGCGAGGTTGAGGAGGTAGGAGTCGTGGGCAAGCACGGTCGGGATGCCGGTCGCGGCGCGCGCGGCGGACGCGCGGCCCGCGACACGCGCGGCCCGCGAATCTTGACCCGGCAAGCTCGACTATGGCTATAAGCCCGCGTGCTCCGGCTCAAGCTCGCCCGCCTGCCCGCGGCGCCACGCGAGTCCGCGCCTGCGGAGCTCTGCTGGGATGCGCCGCCGGCCTCGGCCGCCGTCCTTCTCAGCCGGCGCGAGTTCCTGAAGGCGCTCGCGCTGCTGCTCGCCGCGGCGGCCTCGCCGTTCACTCGGGCGAGCCGGGCCTACGCTGCCGCGCGGGGCCGCTTCCTCACGCGCCACGAGTTCGCCACCCTACAGGCCCTCTGCGACCGCATCATCCCGCCCGACCAGGATCCGGGCGCCAGGGCACTCGGCTCGGCCGTCTATATCGAGCGCATGCTGACGGCGTTCGATCGCCGCGCTCGCGTCCCGCTCATCTTCGCCGGCGGCCCGTTCAGCAACCGC is from Deltaproteobacteria bacterium and encodes:
- a CDS encoding carotenoid biosynthesis protein, whose amino-acid sequence is MGFLHLLVGTLMLRPYVFVFLAVYVFAAVTRMGWAKTVTFSAVAWAIAYAAEFSSTRNGFPFGLYVYVDATRDQELWLANVPFFDSLSFTFLCYLGYALAIFLSAPLVCGRGDFQVADTRAIRTSWRVLVTGAFLTTLLDLVIDPLTVRGERWFLGRIYYYPEGGIHFGVPLSNYAGWFVVAGATIAAFQALERRTAWPAAGVRHVPWGGLLEPLLYLGILVFNLAITLWIGEVVLALLGSLLFVPVSALFIRRARDPLRRAGNAELARHRADFPASPLVLSPEISWRSS
- a CDS encoding outer membrane lipoprotein-sorting protein, with the protein product MTKRLSLVAALVLACGSLTPAAALTGREVIDTAQKKNGFSTWRDRVLEATMETYTTTLARTREANVSEQTEPRGEHRTFMEFTAPADVTGTLFLHLSPRGEKDQQWVWTPSTRKARRLGDAARDENFMGTDLSYRDLELLVRIQQWNDSEATATLGPETEVDGKPCHVVGLEPKNKEFPYSRYRLWFGTGDFLLWKVEVYDLEGRLFKTVTMKRYERIQDYATALESNVANVQYGTHTLFKVRNVRYNTGVPDDTFAVANVQKGH